From the genome of Chania multitudinisentens RB-25, one region includes:
- the rseB gene encoding sigma-E factor regulatory protein RseB gives MKPIWFSVCLLAGNLLYSNIASAQSVPGAMLQQMSSASRSLNYELAYISINKQGVESLRYRHAVIDKQPLGQLLHMDGPRREVLQRGGGISYFEPGLEPFTLSGEHIVDALPSVVYADFNYLAKYYDFISVGRTRISDRPCEVFRVVARDGSRYGYVIWLDMDTKLPLRVDLLDRDGEVLEQYRVISFEVGQQVQNIMQGLLATDLPPLLSLPVAENVQLSWSTGWLPAGVNEVARNRRKLPNVAEPVESRLYSDGLFSFSVNVSPSSSNTGQQFYRQGRRTIQTEIRNGNEITVVGELPPSTAKRIADSVSFKVSQ, from the coding sequence ATGAAGCCAATCTGGTTCTCCGTTTGTTTACTGGCGGGCAACCTGCTCTATTCAAACATCGCCTCGGCGCAGTCTGTGCCCGGGGCGATGTTGCAGCAAATGAGCAGTGCCAGCCGTTCACTCAATTATGAACTCGCCTATATCAGCATCAATAAGCAAGGGGTAGAATCGTTACGCTATCGTCATGCGGTAATCGATAAACAACCGTTGGGGCAATTGCTGCATATGGATGGCCCGCGCCGTGAAGTGCTGCAACGTGGTGGTGGGATCAGCTATTTTGAACCAGGCTTGGAACCGTTCACCCTATCTGGTGAACATATCGTTGATGCGTTACCCTCCGTTGTTTACGCTGATTTTAATTACCTGGCGAAATATTACGATTTTATTTCCGTTGGGCGTACCCGCATTTCCGATCGTCCGTGTGAAGTGTTCCGCGTTGTGGCCCGCGATGGATCCCGTTACGGTTATGTGATCTGGCTGGATATGGATACCAAGCTGCCATTACGGGTGGATCTGCTCGATCGCGATGGGGAAGTACTGGAACAGTATCGGGTGATCTCATTTGAGGTGGGGCAGCAGGTGCAAAACATCATGCAAGGTTTACTCGCAACTGATTTGCCACCATTGCTATCATTGCCCGTGGCTGAAAATGTTCAACTGAGCTGGAGTACGGGTTGGTTGCCTGCTGGGGTGAATGAAGTAGCCCGCAATCGCCGTAAATTACCGAATGTGGCTGAGCCAGTAGAATCGCGCCTTTATAGCGATGGCCTGTTCAGTTTCTCGGTGAATGTCAGCCCATCAAGCAGTAATACTGGCCAACAGTTTTATCGCCAGGGTCGTCGCACTATTCAGACTGAAATTCGTAATGGCAATGAAATTACCGTGGTGGGTGAATTACCTCCTTCAACGGCTAAACGAATTGCTGATAGCGTTTCTTTCAAGGTATCGCAATAA
- the rseC gene encoding SoxR-reducing system protein RseC: MMKEWATVVSWQQGVALLRCEPKAGCSGCTTRSGCGARALNELGPESEHHLQVQIEQPLEPGQRVEIGIAEGSLLRSAMLVYMTPLFGVMFGGGLLQWWLGSDAAALLGAVVGGGAAFLLARLWASQIGEQVDYQPVVLQIGLPPGALRLQTGNETPA; the protein is encoded by the coding sequence ATGATGAAAGAATGGGCCACCGTGGTTTCATGGCAGCAGGGTGTAGCATTGCTGCGTTGTGAACCTAAAGCGGGCTGTAGCGGTTGTACGACGCGTTCCGGCTGTGGTGCACGAGCATTGAATGAACTGGGGCCAGAAAGTGAGCACCATTTGCAGGTGCAGATCGAACAACCGCTTGAGCCAGGGCAGCGTGTTGAAATTGGTATTGCAGAGGGCAGCTTGCTGCGCTCTGCCATGCTGGTGTATATGACCCCCTTGTTCGGCGTTATGTTTGGTGGCGGCTTGCTGCAATGGTGGCTGGGCAGTGATGCAGCTGCGCTGCTTGGTGCCGTTGTTGGTGGAGGGGCCGCTTTTTTGTTGGCTCGGTTGTGGGCATCACAGATTGGTGAACAGGTTGATTATCAACCTGTGGTATTGCAAATCGGCTTGCCTCCTGGTGCTCTGCGTTTGCAAACAGGAAATGAAACACCTGCCTAG